A window of the Lonchura striata isolate bLonStr1 chromosome 35, bLonStr1.mat, whole genome shotgun sequence genome harbors these coding sequences:
- the LOC116184746 gene encoding hydroxyproline dehydrogenase-like: MGGSMGQDGSMGQGESLEARVGRVRAQLRQGRALAALGWGELLRALLVLGLCAHPRLQRDPEALLRRSRRVLGRCVWRSLLSVSLWAHFAAAPNPAAVAALGRRLRARGGEGPRGQRYRDRKLPGNYRETTGKWEMGNGKWEMGTGRRLRARGVRPMLAVPMEGEGPRGQREPWRDGNCEAALRCVALAAAAGPEPAMQLKLTALLSPRLCEKISLRLAEPEGAGLSPEEVAAMLDGQAPALPWLSPEENEALGRGLGRLQRVAQAAVAQGVQVLVDAELAHLNPALTCLTCGLMWRHNRAGPRPWVWHTWQAYLRATEPLLRAHLAQVRGAGLRCGVKLVRGAYLELEQRRARGGPAPTWDSAEETSASYERCLRLLLAELARPGSRLSLMVATHNEESALAALRGLSRVPPGSVCFGQLRGMGEHLSLALAAGGFPVYQSVPLGAPEVTIPYLARRAAENRGALRGARRQRQLLAAELRRRLWPWG; this comes from the exons ATGGGTGGATCTATGGGTCAGGATGGATCCATGGGGCAGGGGGAGTCCCTGGAGGCGCGCGTGGGGCGCGTGCGGGCGCAGCTGCGGCAGGGCCGGGCGCTGGcggcgctgggctggggggagctGCTGCGGGCGCTGCTGGTGCTCGGCCTCTGCGCCCACCCCCGGCTGCAGCGGGACCCCGAGGCG CTGctgcgccgctcccgccgcgtGCTGGGCCGCTGCGTGTGGCGCTCGCTGCTCTCGGTGTCGCTCTGGGCGCATTTCGCCGCCGCCCCGAACCCCGCGGCCGTGGCGGCGCTGggccggcggctccgcgcccgcggg GGCGAAGGGCCCCGCGGACAGCGGTACCGGGACCGGAAATTACCGGGAAATTACCGGGAAACTAccgggaaatgggaaatgggaaatgggaaatgggaaatgggaacggggcggcggctccgcgcccgcgggGTGCGCCCGATGCTCGCCGTGCCCATGGAGGGCGAAGGGCCCCGCGGACAGCG GGAGCCGTGGCGGGACGGGAACTGCGAGGCCGCGCTGCGCTGCGTGGCgctggcggcggccgcgggcccCGAGCCGGCGATGCAGCTGAAGCTGACGGCGCTGCTGAGCCCGCGGCTCTGC gagaaaatctcgCTCCGATTGGCCGAGCCGGAAGGGGCGGGGCTTAGCCCAGAAGAGGTGGCGGCCATGTTGGATGGACAG GCGCCGGCGCTGCCCTGGCTGAGCCCCGAGGAGAACGAGGCCCTGGGGCGGGGCCTGGGGCGGCTGCAGCGCgtggcacag GCGGCCGTGGCGCAGGGCGTGCAGGTGCTGGTGGACGCGGAGCTGGCACACCTGAACCCCGCCCTCACCTGCCTCACCTGCGGCCTGATGTGGCGCCACAAccgggccgggccccggccctgggtctGGCACACCTGGCAGGCCTACCTGAGG GCCACGGAGCCGCTGCTGCGCGCTCACCTGGCGCAGGTGCGCGGCGCGGGGCTGCGCTGCGGGGTGAAGTTGGTGCGCGGCGCTTACCTGGAGCTCGAGCAgcggcgcgcgcgcggcggccccgcccccacctgggacagcgcCGAGGAGACCTCGGCCAG CTACGAGCGCTGCCTGCGGCTGCTGCTGGCCGAGCTGGCCCGGCCGGGCTCCCGCCTCTCGCTCATGGTGGCCACGCACAACGAGGAGTCGGCCCTGGCCGCGCTGCGGGG GCTGTCGCGGGTCCCGCCCGGCTCCGTCTGCTTCGGGCAACTGCGGGGGATGGGCGAGCACCTGAGCCTGGCGCTGG CCGCGGGGGGGTTCCCGGTTTACCAGTCGGTGCCGCTGGGCGCGCCGGAGGTGACGATCCCGTACCTGGCGCGGCGAGCGGCCGAGAACCGCGGCGCCCTGCGCGGGGCCCGGCGCCAGCGGCAGCTGCTGGCGGCGGAGCTGCGGCGccgcctctggccctggggctga